A part of Aspergillus flavus chromosome 5, complete sequence genomic DNA contains:
- a CDS encoding cell morphogenesis protein Las1 has translation MSKVIFTPWKEQSELQSVRNQFYPPPTYDGPDMRSRACATVAAWKLRGNLPHPVEATALLTDAILHDDAKKNSIFSIRATYSAAFCRFVTGLVDSKLHGQRKTMFQRAIDLGLPASFVELRHEATHRELPSLTVLRNAAQRSLEWLWDYYWAKIDLDAGFAPDGVEDDIEPVKAAARACLAQVTGETGASEPPRKKRRVQVLSGVATQLVSVCKSSGKGAAAVSEVLVEDEVLVSGERKLGTSLDDEFSRWDYFLQVIVEGYPAFLTGLVEAMVDVLAFARSATKEDAHCEGVYMWLDHILCSSQWESKRRLLSFAYALSACEQNSNHWTDMLKERIQEVDNDLSSSPGGQGELSGKDKNAPQSLHTGTSHDLDSLKNMGWEVVDTWDSRPLGIV, from the exons ATGTCAAAAGTAATATTTACACCATGGAAAGAACAATCGGAATTGCAATCGGTGCGGAATCAATTCTACCCTCCGCCGACGTACGATGGACCAGACATGCGGTCTAGAGCTTGCGCTACG GTTGCGGCTTGGAAGTTGAGGGGCAATTTGCCCCATCCCGTGGAGGCTACGGCTTTGCTAACGGATGCTATTTTGCATGATGATGCGAAGAAAAACTCGATCTTTTCGATACGGGCGACGTATTCGGCAGCTTTTTGTCG GTTCGTAACGGGTCTCGTAGACTCTAAACTCCATGGCCAACGCAAGACCATGTTCCAGCGTGCCATTGACCTAGGCTTACCTGCCTCATTCGTCGAGTTGCGACATGAAGCAACTCATCGTGAACTGCCGTCGTTGACGGTCCTGCGGAATGCCGCGCAACGGTCCCTTGAATGGCTCTGGGATTACTACTGGGCCAAGATTGATCTGGACGCTGGTTTTGCACCGGACGGTGTCGAGGATGACATCGAGCCTGTTAAGGCTGCTGCCAGGGCTTGCCTGGCACAAGTGACAGGTGAGACGGGTGCGTCGGAACCGccgcggaagaagaggagggttCAGGTTTTGTCTGGTGTTGCGACGCAGTTGGTTTCGGTCTGTAAGAGCTCTGGGAAGGGCGCTGCTGCTGTTTCGGAGGTTTTGGTCGAGGATGAGGTTTTGGTTTCTGGAGAGAGGAA GCTTGGGACCTCTTTGGATGATGAGTTTTCTAGGTGGGATTATTTCTTGCAGGTCATCGTTGAGGGATATCCTGCTTTCCTGACAGGACTCGTGGAGGCTATGGTCGATGTGCTGGCGTTTGCTAGATCAGCTACGAAGGAGGATGCTCATTGTGAAGGAGTTTATATGTGGCTGGACCATATTCTATGCTCATCACAATGGGAGTCTAAGAGGCGGTTGCTCTCGTTTGCCTATGCTCTCTCTGCCTGTGAGCAGAACTCGAATCACTGGACGGATATGCTCAAGGAGAGGATACAGGAAGTGGACAACGACTTGTCTAGTAGCCCAGGGGGTCAAGGAGAGCTATCtggaaaagataaaaatgcACCCCAAAGCCTACACACAGGGACAAGCCATGATTTGGATAGCTTGAAGAACATGGGATGGGAGGTCGTAGATACATGGGATAGTCGACCGTTAGGTATAGTCTAG